In Pseudomonadota bacterium, the sequence GTCTGCAATTGCAATTTCGGCTGGATCACCTGAAATCTTGATGACATCAGATGTTCCCAAATGAGCTAGAGCCTTCTCTACTGATCGCAGATTACCCATTCCATAATCGACTACTACGACCAAAGCCATATTAAACAGTCAACTGACTAGAGTTGCCCCTTAGTTGAAGGGAGAGCACCACCACTGCGCACATCAACGGCCACGGCCATACGCAGTGCGCGGCCAAATGCCTTAAATACTGTTTCAGCTTGATGGTGCGCATTGATCCCCTTCAAATTATCGATATGAAGAGTAACCTTCGCTTGATTCACAAAACCTTGAAAAAATTCTCGGATCACATCAACATCAAAGTCACCGATGCGGCCTCGAACATAATTGACTGAATACTCTAGGCCTGGCCTTCCCGACAAATCAACCACTACTCGCGACAGAGCTTCATCGAGGGGAACATAGCAATAACCATACCTAAAGGTTCCCTTTTTATCAGGAAGCGCTTTAGCAAAAGCTTGGCCCAGCGTGATACCAATATCCTCCACCGTATGATGGATATCAATATGGAGGTCCCCCTCAGCCTTTATGGAAAGATCAAATAACCCATGACGTGCAACTTGGTCAAGCATGTGATCGAAAAATCCAATTCCTGTACTGATATCAGACTTTCCAACGCCGTCCAAGTTAACCTCTACCGAAATTTGAGTTTCGAGCGTACTTCTTTCGACTTTAGCAATTCTATCCATGTGAGTCTTCAAGCTTTAAAATGATAGGTATAAAGAGTGCTATTTTATACGAATAACGTCATCCATCAATGCGCGAGGATTAATTGCAAACGCTCGAGCATCTGCCCAACCATCTCCTCAGTTCCAACAGTGATGCGAAGAAAATCCTCAATTCGAGTTGGGCGAGTAAAGTGCCGCACAAGAATATCGGCTTGCCGAAGTTCATGGTACAGCACCCGAGCTGAGAACCGCTCATGACGCGCAAACACAAAATTAGTTGCCGAAGGCAAAACTAAAAACCCTAACGCCGATAATCCAGACGAGAGCCTTTCACGATTAAACATAATATCGAGTCGCACTTTATTCAAATAATCGCGATCTTCTATCGCTGCAATCGCTCCAGCTGAAGCAAGTCGATCAACAGGGTACGAGTTAAAGCTGTCCTTAACTCGATGCAAAGCCTCTATCAAATCAGCATGTCCCAACGCGTACCCAACGCGCAGTCCTGCTAGCGCATGCGACTTCGAGAGAGAACGAGTCACCACGAGGTTCGGAAACTCTTGGATAAGTACCACAGAGGATGCCGCGCCAAAATCGACATAAGCTTCATCAATGACTACCGTTTTATCAGATTGACTTTCCAACAATCTACGAATTGAAGGAAGTCCAATATCAATTCCAGTCGGCGCATTAGGGTTAGGCAGAATAATACCGCCATTTCCCTTTGAATAATCTTCTATGTCGATCAGGAAATCAGCATTTAGCGGAATTTCTTCATAGCATAAATCAAACAACCGGCAATAACTTGGATAAAAACTGTACGTAATATCTGGAAACAAAACCGGCTGGTTAGACTTAAAGAGCCCGCGAAAAACATGCGCCAGAACTTCGTCTGAACCATTGCCAACAAAAACATTATCGACGGTTAAGCCCTCCGAAGAAGCAATCGCCTCACGCAGCTTTGAGCAACGCGGATCTGGATACAACCGAAGGTCATCACCCACACACCTTGCAATCGCCTCGATCGCCTTTTTACTGGGTCCGTATGGACTTTCGTTCGTATTAAGTTTAATGACCGTTTTTGACTCAGCCTGCTCTCCGGGAACGTAGGGACTCAGCCGACTGACCACATCACTCCAAAAACGACTCATAGCTGAAATCTCTTTTCGGCCGATCGAGCGTGAGCTTCAAGCCCTTCCTCTCGCGCCAGCTTAGCGGCGATACGACCTAGGTCTCGAGCTCCAGACTCGCTGACCTCAATCAAACTCGTACGCTTCTGAAAATCATAAACGCCTAACGGCGATGAAAAACGAGCCGTTCCCGACGTCGGCAACACATGATTAGGTCCAGCACAGTAATCACCAAGAGCCTCGGATGTATACCTACCCATGAAAATCGCACCCGCGTTATCAATCTGATCTAAAAGCAAACCAGGCTCCTCAACAGAAAGCTCCAGATGCTCTGGAGCAATGCTGTTAGCAATCTTACACGCCTCGCTAAGATCTTTAACTAGAATCAATGCACCGCGATCCTCTAACGATTTTTTGATCACTGACTTACGCGGCATCTCCGGTAGAAGTGCTGCAACCCTTTCTTGTACCCGACGCAAAAATAACTCATCGTTCGTAATCAAAATCGATTGCGCCAACTCGTCATGTTCAGCCTGAGAAAAGAGATCCATAACTATCCAGTCAGGATTAGTCTTCCCATCACAAATTATCAAAATCTCAGACGGTCCCGCGATCATATCAATGCCAACGACCCCAAAAACCTTTTTCTTTGCTAATGCTACGTATGCGTTGCCCGGGCCCACGATCTTGTCTACCTTATCAATCGTTTGGGTCCCGTAAGCAAGGGCGCCGATCGCTTGTGCGCCACCGATTTGATATACCCGGCCTACTCCAGCGATATGCGCCGCCGCAAGAACGACAGGGTTAACGACGCCGTTAGGTGTTGGCACCATCATCACAATCTCTTTAACTCCAGCAACACGCGCTGGAATTGCATTCATCAACACAGAGGATGGATAAGCCGCTTTACCTCCTGGAACATAAAGTCCAACCCGAGCTAGAGGGACAATCTTTTGACCCAGAAGACTTCCTGACTCATCCCGATAAGACCAGGAGCCCTGCACCTGTCGCTGATGGTAACTCTCTATGCGATGCGAAGCAGCCCTTAACGCTTTAATAACTTCACTGTCAACAGCACTGAGCGCCGACCGTAAACCCTCTCGGTCAACCGTTAAATCTTCGATCGATGCTGCTTGAGTCTGATCAAATTTATTCGTGAGTGCAATGAGCGCAGCGTCACCATACTTACGGACCTGCTGAAGTATGTCATCCACAACAACCTCAATGGCCGAAGCAGAGTTTTCCTCAAAAGCCAATGTCTTTCTCAATTGCTGATCGAAACACGCGTCCTCGTACCTAAGAACCTTAATCATTAGACCTCTTTAATGTATTCACCGCCAGCCTAAAGGCATCTATAATCGGTTGCACCATTGCATGCTTTAACTTTAATGATGCAGCACTCACAATTAATCGGGAACTGATCTGACGAACCTCCTCTACAGCCACAAGTTTATTCGCCTTTAGTGTTTTACCACTCGATACAAGATCAACAATCGCATCAGCCAAACCAACTAAAGGAGCGAGCTCCATTGAGCCATAAAGTTTAATCAAATCAATATGAACTCCCTTCTGGGCAAAATGATTCCGTGCGGCTTTTTCATATTTCGTAGCCACCCTCAGGCGCGCTCCAGAACGAATAACATTGGCGTAATCTACGCCCTCTGGCACCGCTACCATCAATTTGCATTGAGCAATCCCCAGATCTAGCGGCTCATACATGCCCTTTCCATCATGCTCGAGTAATACATCCTTACCCGCGACTCCAAGATCAGCAGCCCCTCTTTGAACATACGTCGGCACATCACTCGCCCGAACAATGATAATGCGCAATCTGGGGTCAGAAGTCCCGATAATTAGTTTTCTCGATTTTTCGGGATCATCAAGCAGATGTATCCCCATGCCCTTTAAAAAAGGCAAGGTGTCCTCAAGGATGCGTCCTTTGGAAAGAGCCATCGTGACGCATTCACCAGATTTAACCAATGCTATAACCCCAATAATTTATGAAAAAAAGTAACCGAAAACTCGCACGTAAACTAATTGGCAACGCGCTTAATTTTTGCTCCTAAACGCCCCAATTTTTCTTCGATCCGCTCATAACCCCGATCCAGATGGTAAATACGACCTACAGCGGTCTCACCAGAGGCGATTAAGCCGGCAATGATCAAGCCAGCAGACGCACGAAGGTCGGTGGCCATTACCTCGGCTCCAGTAAGTGAATTGACTCCCTGAATAACGGCCATATTACCTTGGATTTCAATCTTCGCGCCGAAACGTTTGAGCTCTTGTGCATGCATGAATCTATTCTCGAAAATAGTTTCCGAGATAGTACTAGTGCCATCGGCAATTGTATCAAGAGCCATAAACTGCGCCTGCATATCCGTCGGAAACCCAGGATAAGGCGCAGTTTTTATGTCTATTGGATTCAGCTGGTGCGATACAGTTAAAAGTAAGTTATCCCCCTCATGCCTGATGACAGCACCTGCTCCTGTGAGCTTTAACATGATAGAACTTATTATGCTCGCATCTACTCCTTTAAGTAATAGTTCCCCACGAGTTGCCGCCACTGCGCTCATATAGGTCCCAGCCTCGATCCGGTCAAACATAACAGCATGATCAAATCCATTGAGCGACTGAACGCCTTCAATTCTAATGGTCTCCGTACCTGCGCCCGTAATTTTAGCTCCCATAGCCGATAGGCACTTAGCAAGATCTAAAACCTCGGGCTCCATCGCAGCATTTCTCAAAATGGTGACACCATCGGCCAAGGTTGCGGCTAACATAAGGTTCTCTGTACCAGTCACCGTAACAAGATCAAAAACAATCTCTGCGGCTACTAATCGTTTGGCGGTAACATAAAGGTACCCTTGGTCAATTTCAACGCGAGCGCCCATGGCTTCAAGGCCCTTAATGTGCTGATCGACAGGGCGCTGCCCTATCGCACACCCTCCTGGCAAGGACACTTTCGCTTCGCCGAACCGAGCCACAAGCGGCCCTAAAACCAGTACCGAAGCCCGCATAGTTCTCACTAATTCATAAGGCGCTTGCAACCGATTCACATCCTTCGCCGACAAGAGGACTCCCATCTTTTCATCGAGCTCAACATCAACACCGATATGCCCCAAAAGGGTCAGCATTGTTGTGACGTCTTGAAGATGAGGTAAGTTACGAATTCGGACAACTTCCGAGGTCAAAAGACTCGCACAAAGTATTGGAAGCGCAGCATTCTTCGCCCCCGACACGTTTACTTCGCCAAACAGCTCTACTCCGCCTTGGATTACAAGCTTCTCCACACTAGCCTTTTTGAGCTTCCCACTCAGTTGGACTAAATGTCTTCATTGATAGCGCATGAATCTCGCTTTTCATGCGATCACCCAAAGCTATATATACGATCTGGTGACGCTGCAGCCGACTTTTACCATCAAAAGCCGCACTTACAATAACTGCCTCAAAATGTTGGCCATCGCCGATCACCGAAATGTGATTACAGGCTAACGAATCCTCTATGTATGCTTTAACATCATCTGGAGTAACCATAAATTTAAACCCTGCTTAACCTCGGAGCTTATAACCACTCCGAATTAGTGACAAACATCCCAATGATAAGATCAAACTCGCCATTGAGACAACACAAATACTGATTTCAACCGGCACATCAGACCTGCCAAAGAACCCAGCACGAAATCCATCATTCAAGTAAAAAAACGGGTTAGCATGCGAGATCATCTGCCAAAGCGGTGGTAGACTTTCTACCGAATAAAAAACTCCAGACAAAAAAGTCATAGGCAAAATAACGAAATTTTGAAAGGCTGCAACCTGGTCAAATTTGTCCGCCCAAATTCCCGCAATGAGTCCCAGAGAACCAAGTATAACGCCACCGCAAGCACCAAAGAATAAGATATAAAAAATATTACTGATGGGAATGCTCACAAAAAACATTGACGCAATGATTACACCTGAAGCTACAATCAATCCTCTCAGGCAAGCTGCAGAGATATACGCGGCAAAAAACGCGTGGTGAGATAACGGCGTAAGCAGAATAAAAACGATACTGCCCATCATTTTTGACTGAGCCAAACTAGATGACGTATTAGCAAAAGAATTTTGTAACAAACTCATCATGGCGAGCCCCGGTACTAAAAAGGTCGCGTAATCGATTTCTAAATCAGGATAAACACTGATTCTATTTTTGAGAGCATGAGAGAAAATCAGCAGGTAAAGGAGAGCGGTGAGGACAGGAGCGCCGAGAGTTTGAAGAGGCACTTTCCAAAACCTTAAAACCTCCTTCAAGAAAAGAGTACTAAACCCCGACATCTTATTCTGACCGCTCCGGGCTAGCTCTCATGATCGACAAAAAGACATCCTCGAGATCTTCGTTCTCCGTTTCCAGCGTATCGATGTGATACTCCAACTCACGCACTGACCGAAGAACACCCTCAATCTCCGATGGATTTGAAACTCTAACAAGATATTCCCCTGACTCGACACACACCGTATCAGGCAAGAGAGTTTCAAGAGGAGATAAACCTGCTTTCGCTGGTTGTTTCACCCGAAAACGAATCACACACTCTTTATCCCTTTGCAACAAACGATCCGTAGACTCAATCATCACGAGTTCACCATTTTTCAGCATTCCGATGCGGCTACAAAGACTCTCAGCCTCTTCTAAGTAGTGCGTCGTGAGCACTATCGTGTGGCCCTCATCATTCAACTTTTGAATGAACAACCAAAGATTCTTTCTTAAATCCACATCAACCCCGGCGGTCGGCTCATCTAATATAATTACAGGAGGCCGATGCACCAATGCCTGAGCAACTAATACTCGCCTCTTCATACCTCCTGATAGCGATCGCATATTGGCATTCGCCTTTTCTGTCAAATTTAAGCCAAACAGTATCTCGTCGATCCAAACATCATTTTTTTTAACCCCGAAGTATCCCGATTGAAACGTCAGTGTTTGTCTAACAGTAAAGAAGGGATCAAATACCAATTCTTGAGGAACAACTCCTAAAGCATGTCGAGCAGATTGATAGTCTCCCAAAACGTCATGACCCATGACTTTTATTGATCCGCTATCCACGCGGCAAAGCCCTGCTACGGAATTAATCAACGTTGTCTTCCCCGCTCCGTTTGGCCCAAGAAGCCCAAAAAACTCACCACGAGGGACCGAGAAACTAACATTCCTCACCGCGTTAACAGATCCGAATGATTTCGAAACTGCCTTGATCTCAAGAGCGGGGCATGCCGTACCATCCATAAATAATTTAGTTCAGCTTAATCTTTAGGAGGTCGGTAACCCCGTACAAACTCACGAGCCCGCTCAACGCATTGGGCAACGACTTAAATACCACCTTATTGCTCGAAGCCCTTACACAGCCCAACATAAAAACGATTGCAGAGGAATCTAGTTCCTGCAGATCCGAAAAATCAATCGTGAGATGCCCTTGCGCCAAAGCGGCCTTAGCTTCCTCAAGCCGCTGTACATAAGTCATCATGGTTAACTCACCCCGCAGCTTGAACGAACCGGCATTTCCTGCAATTATCACCGCTTAGCTCCGCTGTCAGTGCTGACATTTTGGGCATTTTTCTGCTTCAGCGTCTCAATTAAACCTTCGATACCAGACGATTGGATCTCAGTTTGAAAAAGACTGCGGTTGTTAACAATCAAACTCGCACCATCGATTTGCAAATCGAATACTTTCCAGTTGCCATCGATCAATTCCATGTCGTAATTCAAAGCGATCGGCTGAGCCACCGCTGTAGGCAATTTAATTAATGATTCAACAAGCGCCCATTCTGGTTTTTCTGAAGCACGAAGGGGTAGAATCTGAATTTTGACCCCCTTGAAACGGGTGAACGCTGAGGCATACGATCTTACTAACAATGTTCGAAACTCCTGAACGATTAGCGCCCTCTGCTTAGGCGTAGCCTCGCGCCATGACCTACCGACAGCCAACCGTGCCATTCTCGGAAAATCAAAATGGGGTGCAACTTGAGCTTCAACGAACTTAATTGTTTTTTCCATGTCCCCGGAAGCGATATCAGCATCGGTCTCAACCTTATGCATGATTTTAGCGACGACATCCCTCACAAGCACATCAGGCTTAACGTCTGCACCAAAAGCATTTGAAGCGCCAAGCGCGAACAAAAAACAAACACTAATTAATGGATTAGAAACTTTCATTTAAAAACACCTAGCGCATTATAAGAAATTGGACCATGTAACTAATCACTCTTTTTTTCAGACATTTTTCCATACAAGAACTGACCAATCACCTTCTCCAACACAATAGCAGATTGTGTAATACGAACACGATCCCCGTCCTCTAAGTTTTCAAGGGCACCTCCTGGATCGATCCCCACAAACTGATCCCCCAGGAGGCCAGACGTGAGAATCGAGACTGAGCTATCTGCAGGAAACTGGAATTGCTTATCTAAGTTAAGATTAACCACAGCTCTAAGACTTTGGTTACTGAAAGTTACACTATCAACTCGCCCGACAATAACCCCAGCGCTTTTGACAGGAGCTTTTGCTTTCAGCCCGCCAATGTTGTCGAACTCTGCAGACACCTTATAACCTTCTGATTTGATGATGGAGTCCACATTTCCAGCTTTAAGCGCCAAAAATAAAAGCGCTCCAATTCCCGCTGCCACAAACACTCCAACCCATAGGTCGATAACTGATCTTTCCATTTAATGTGCCCCCGTAAACATAAATGCGGTCAAAACAAAATCCAACGCTAACACAGCCAGCGCAGACGTCACCACGGTTCTTGTTACCGCTCTAGAGACACCTTCAGCAGTCGGCAGTGCGGCGTATCCCTCATAGACTGCTATGGCACTCACAGCAGTCCCAAAAACAACACTCTTAATAACACCATTCAAAATATCGTGATGAAAATCAACACTCGACTGCATTTGGGACCAAAAAGCCCCTGAATCAACCCCAATCACCACAACAGTAATTAGGTAGCCTCCAATAATACCCATTGCAGAAAAAATGGCCGCCAGCAAAGGCATCGAAATAAATCCACCCCAGAACATAGGAGCTAACACACGCGCGTGTGGATCGACCGCCATCATCTCCATTGCAGAAAGTTGCTCCGTTGTTTTCATGATGCCAATCTCAGCGGTTATCGCGGATCCAGCGCGACTCGCGAACAACAAGGCCGAGACCACTGGTCCTAGTTCGCGCACTAATGAAAGCGCCACCAGTGTCCCCACAGCCCCGGTCGATCCATATCTTTTAAGCGTCTCATACCCCTGCAACCCCAGCACCAAGCCAACAAAAAGTGCAGAGACGATAATGATCACCAAGGATAAGACACCCGCAAAGTGTATCTCTGCGACAAGCAGACTGGGACGACGCAGAACGATTGATGAGCGCGAGACAACTCGCACCATAAAAATACTTGCTTCTCCAAGTCTCCATATCGAGTTAATAGTGGCCCTGCCGAGTTTTGACAGTATCTCGCGGAAAAAATTCATAGATCAGATCTGCCCATGCCCAATCTCCAAATCGTCCTCATAAGGTCTCGAAGGAAAATGAAACGGCACGGGACCATCTACCTCGCCATTGACGAATTGGCGCACTAGGGGATCTTTCGAATCGAGTAACTCGCTGGGCGCACCTCTAACCGTTATAGATCCGCGAGACAGCAACACCACTTCGTCGGCCACCTTAAACGAAGCCTTTATATCATGCGTTACAAAAATGGAGGTAATGCCCAAAGCGTCGTTCAGCGTCCTGATCAAGTTCCCTGTGATGGCAGTAGATATCGGGTCTAGCCCAGTAAAGGGCTCATCATAAAGCATCAAGCTTGGGTCCAGAGCAATAGCTCGCGCCAAGGCCACCCGCCTCGCCATTCCTCCCGACAGTTCAGCTGGCATCAGCTTAGAGACCCCCCTAAGCCCGACTGCGTGAAGCTTCATCAACACTAAATCTCTAATTGCCGACTCTGGTAACGCAGTTTGCTCTCTCAAGGGGAACGCGACATTCTCAAAAACATTAAGATCAGTAAACAGTGCTCCATACTGAAAAAGCATACCAATTTTTTTACGATATGCAAAAAGTTCTCGGTGCTTCATTTGATTTACGACACTTGCTTCGCAAGTGACTTTCCCTTGCTGCGGGCGCACCTGCCCGCTAATCAGCTTAAGAATGGTCGTCTTTCCCGACCCACTACCGCCCATAATGGCTGTAACCTTACCCGCCGCAAAACCGACATCTAAATTCCGAAAAATTGTAGATTGCCCGTATGCGAAGTTCAGCGCTGAAAATTGTATTAAGTCTGTTGGTTTGTGCATTGATGAAAGCTTAAATTTGAGTAGACTATTCTATCTACAATTGCCGAATTTTGTCGATTTATGCGTTATGACAATCTCGATAGTCATTCAGAACGTCACGATTCAGTTTGAGGACTCTTTGATACCACTCAATAAAAAGATGTTTAAACCATCGCGCAACATCAAAGTGAGCAACTGGAACAAGCGATACGATATACTTCACTAATGACTGATAAAACCACAGAACATTCTGACCCAGTGATTGCATACGCTCAGCAAGTACTCGAGATTGAAGCCAATGCTATATTAGAAATCTCCGAACATTTGGATGAGTCATTTAGAAGAGCCTGCGACTTAATGCTGGCTTGCAAAGGACGGATTGTGGTTAGCGGTATTGGGAAATCGGGACACATCGCGCGCAAGATCTCCTCCACCTTATCTAGCACTGGCTCACCCTCTTTTTTTGTGCATCCTGCTGAAGCGAGTCACGGGGACTTGGGCATGGTGACCAGTGAGGATGTATTCATTGCAATCTCTTATTCAGGGGAAAGTGCAGAGCTCAATCTCATTGTGCCAGCACTAAAACGAGAGAGCACTAAATTGATAGCAATTACTGGCAACAAGAATTCAACGTTATCGCGTCTTGCGGACATCACTATTGAGTGTCGCGTTTCTCATGAGGCCTGCCCGCTTGGACTGGCACCAACATCCACCACAACAGCAATATTAGCCCTAGGAGACGCACTGGCTATTGCGCTGCTGCGCGCCAAAGGGTTCACGGAACGGGACTTTGCCAAATCGCACCCCGGTGGAACACTTGGACGAAAATTATTAACACGAGTCAACGACATCATGCGCCACGGCGATGAATTTCCCCAAGTAACGCCCGACACAAGCATTCAAAACACCATCATGGAAATAACCTCCAAGAAACTGGGGATGACTGCCGTCATGAGTAACAGGAAGCTCGTCGGCGTCATTACTGATGGAGATCTTAGGAGAATTTTCCAAATTAAAAACTCACTGGACAATATAGTTGCCCGAGAAATGATGACACCGCACCCCAAAACCATTAACGAAAACGCCCTAGCAGCTGAAGCTCTGCAAATCATGGAAGAGCATAGCGTAAACCAGCTGGTGGTCACAGACCAGTTAGAAACCCCGATTGGAGTTTTAGGAATGCACGACCTACTCAGAGCAAAAATCTTATGAAAAAAGAGATTTTAGAAAAAGCAAAAGTCATTGAAGGAATTCTATTTGATGTTGATGGTGTCATGACAGATGGAAAAATTTACTGCTCCGAAAATGGAGAAACCCTTAAAGCCTTTAATGCCGCAGATGGCCTGGGAATCAAGCTGTTGCAGGACTTTAAAATCCTTACGGGCGTAATCAGCGGCAGAGACTCGGCTGCACTTCGATATCGACTAAACGAATTGAATATTCAACATCTTTATTTGGGTGTCGACGACAAACTTAATGCGTTCGAACATTTCTTGAAGCTAACCGGGCTTGCGCCAAACGCTGTGGCTTTTATTGGTGACGATCTACCTGACTTGCCCATCCTAACCCGCTGCGGCCTATCAATTAGTCCTTCAAACGGCTCTAGTGATGTCCTGTCTCGCGTGGACTACGTGACAACACGTCCTGGGGGAGATGGCGCCATTCGAGAAGTCGTGGAAATTCTTATGAAATCCAAAGGAATGTGGGGGAGACATATTGAGGATCTTTGTTGATGCCAAAACTGACGACAAGGTTACTCTTCTTGGTGTTGCTGTCCATACTCGCCTCAGTATCTTGGTGGGCGCACCATGCTGCCCTGTTTTCACCGCATGTAACGCTCGCCTCGAAAACAGTACCAAAATTTTTCCTCAATAAGGTCGTATCCACTCGGTTCAACCAGAGCGGAGAAATTGCATCAATCTTCGAGTTTGATTCTATTACCCAATCTGAATTGGAGAACGAATCGCAAACTATTAGACCAAAGCTCATATTTCACAACAGTCCCACATCCGAATTCACTGTAACGGCGGACGCTGGTAGAGCTAAAAATAATGAAACAATCGACCTAATGGGGAATGTGACACTTAAAATTACAAGTGCGGAATCAGTGCCTACAAGCGTCGCCACCGACTTCGTAATCGTAGAAATCCCTAGCCAGATTGCTAGAACAGACCACAAGACGACAATTACCCGTCAATCGTCGGTCGGCTTTTCTCACGGATTCATATATCATGCCAAGGACGGACTTCTTGATCTTTTATCGAACGTAACAATGACTTACGATGATTAAAAATAATTCAAAACTCGTACGAAAAGAATTAACGTCATGGAAAATTCTTCTATTGCTTCCTCTAATATTCAATCCTTTTCAGTCATTAGCCGAAAAAGCTGACAGGGAAAAGCCCATCAATATCGAATCAGATAGCGGATACATGGATGACAAAACAAGTACTGCGGTCTTTAAAGGGAACGTTGTACTCACGCAAGGAACGTTGCTAATCAAAGCAGATACGCTTACTGTTCTTCAGGAAAATGACGAGTTTAAGCAAGGGATTGCTCTCGGGGAACTCGCCTACTTCAGACAAAAACGTGAAGGCTATAAAGACTATATAGAGGGTGAGGCGAAGCGCATCGAATTCGATGCGATCACAGATCAACTGACGATGGTTGACAGTGCCAAACTTTGGCGCGATGGAGACCAAGTAGAAGGAAAGTTTATCCATTACGATGCCGTCACTGAAACATTTACGGTCAGGAGCGACGGAGGAAACAAAGATGCTAGAAACCCTTCCAACGGAAGAGTGAAAGTGATAATTCAACCCAAACAACGCGTAGAACCCTGAGCCAGGCCAAGGAATATCACTGGTCTCTGGCCGTTATGCATCAATGCGAACTGAAGCCAACATGCTTAAAGCTTTAAAACTAAACAAACAATATCGCACAAAAACCGTAGTCCATGACGTCTCTCTCGAGGTGGCGCGTGGCGAAGTAATTGGACTACTAGGGCCCAATGGCGCCGGCAAAACGACAACCTTCTACATGATTGTCGGCATTACCCCTTGCACCAACGGCAACCTATATCTCGATGGAACCGATATCACCCATCTACCCATTCATCGACGCGCGCAATTAGGTATTAGTTATTTGCCACAAGAAATGTCCATATTCAGAAAGCTCAATGTGGAAGAAAATATTCGAGCAATTCTTGAGCTACAAGAACGCAGTGACATCGCCGAGCGTCTGGAGCAGTTGCTCGAAGATTTAAGCATAACGCACCTACGAAAAAACTCATCAGCATCCCTCTCTGGAGGCGAGCGAAGGCGAGTAGAAATTGCGCGAACACTCGCCACCGAACCCAGCTTCATACTTCTAGATGAACCGTTCGCTGGCGTAGCTCCTATTGCCGTTTTAGATATTAAGGAAATTATTCGATATCTTGTAAAACAAAAAATTGGAGTAATCATTACGGATCACAACGTTCGAGAAACTTTAGAT encodes:
- the lptA gene encoding lipopolysaccharide transport periplasmic protein LptA, which codes for MIKNNSKLVRKELTSWKILLLLPLIFNPFQSLAEKADREKPINIESDSGYMDDKTSTAVFKGNVVLTQGTLLIKADTLTVLQENDEFKQGIALGELAYFRQKREGYKDYIEGEAKRIEFDAITDQLTMVDSAKLWRDGDQVEGKFIHYDAVTETFTVRSDGGNKDARNPSNGRVKVIIQPKQRVEP
- the lptC gene encoding LPS export ABC transporter periplasmic protein LptC, which encodes MPKLTTRLLFLVLLSILASVSWWAHHAALFSPHVTLASKTVPKFFLNKVVSTRFNQSGEIASIFEFDSITQSELENESQTIRPKLIFHNSPTSEFTVTADAGRAKNNETIDLMGNVTLKITSAESVPTSVATDFVIVEIPSQIARTDHKTTITRQSSVGFSHGFIYHAKDGLLDLLSNVTMTYDD
- the lptB gene encoding LPS export ABC transporter ATP-binding protein; its protein translation is MLKALKLNKQYRTKTVVHDVSLEVARGEVIGLLGPNGAGKTTTFYMIVGITPCTNGNLYLDGTDITHLPIHRRAQLGISYLPQEMSIFRKLNVEENIRAILELQERSDIAERLEQLLEDLSITHLRKNSSASLSGGERRRVEIARTLATEPSFILLDEPFAGVAPIAVLDIKEIIRYLVKQKIGVIITDHNVRETLDICNRAYIVNEGVVLASGPSEDIIKNPSVRKVYLGDQFRL